In Osmia bicornis bicornis chromosome 10, iOsmBic2.1, whole genome shotgun sequence, one genomic interval encodes:
- the LOC114881796 gene encoding uncharacterized protein LOC114881796 isoform X1: MVSLNIFIPKITMILRFRMDLAETMKNIVAKGMQSEMGPPGGGAGYPGAPSSVGYVTEKMYTLLQAYLQNKGWNPSIELLQCFSEFKDASMIPSAAYLQMMATRIALDSQGRLVLRENGKIILPYEHFANAVILKHTNGPHGLHLGLEGTVRAVMESYTIGRECFGMEKEFIIEVVQNCPNAACRYYKNQLELTQKMGHMAPTYIQDNETTASLLRSRFPHNTDFQATLSNTNPNTHMGGGSAIDLAEMRSAGNQMNLQRPPSRPSLNIPHRSVSQEKKVTTGKQHYESLVSTIPISDHKLTDFLRTNLDNLDNLTGLGLGNIQGIGNANKDLLALHNGAWPLENEKGSRSFSNSEGGQEKIVRAFEEVMKNIARMKACVRPAMCKPYGKQSEALQKTLVDTIQLAQSLRSFLPPPHIPVSSWKNEDKHRLDHTGTPYLPSLKTGGLEELCEQRKLD; this comes from the exons ATGGTTTCTTTAAACATCTTCATCCCAAAAATAACGATGATCTTAAGATTCAG AATGGACCTGGCAGAAACcatgaaaaatattgttgcCAAAGGTATGCAGTCTGAAATGGGACCACCAGGTGGAGGAGCTGGTTATCCTGGCGCACCAAGTAGTGTTGGTTATGTTACTGAAAAAATGTACACTTTATTGCAAGCTTATCTCCAAAACAAAGGTTGGAATCCAAGCATCGAACTGCTCCAATGTTTTTCAGAATTCAAGGATGCATCTATGATTCCAAGTGCTGCTTATTTGCA GATGATGGCAACAAGAATAGCTTTGGACTCTCAAGGACGACTAGTTCTtagagaaaatggaaaaataatattgcCCTATGAACATTTTGCAAATGCTGTGATATTAAAGCATACAAATGGTCCACATGGTTTACATTTAGGATTAGAAGGCACAGTTAGAGCTGTCATGGAATCATATACTATAGGACGAGAATGTTTTGGTatggaaaaagaatttattatagAAGTGGTACAAAACTGTCCAAATGCTGCATGCCgttattataaaaatcaaCTTGAATTAACACAAAAAATGGGACATATGGCTCCAACTTATATTCAGGATAATGAAACAACGGCTTCTCTATTACGTAGTAGATTTCCTCATAATACTGATTTTCAAGCA ACTTTAAGCAACACTAACCCAAATACTCACATGGGAGGAGGTTCTGCAATAGATTTAGCAGAAATGAGAAGTGCTGGGAACCAAATGAATCTTCAGCGACCTCCAAGCCGTCCATCATTAAATATTCCACATCGATCTGTATCTCAAGAAAAGAAAGTAACTACTGGGAAGCAACATTATGAATCCTTAGTATCTACTATTCCAATATCTGATCACAAATTAACAGATTTTTTAAGAACAAATTTAGATAATTTGGACAATCTCACTGGACTTGGCTTAGGAAATATACAAGGAATAGGAAATGCAAATAAAGATTTGTTAGCTTTACATAATGGAGCTTGGCCATTAGAGAATGAAAAAGGATCTCgatcattttcaaattcagAAG GCGGGCAAGAAAAGATAGTAAGGGCATTTGAAGaagtaatgaaaaatatagcAAGAATGAAAGCTTGCGTGCGTCCCGCAATGTGCAAACCTTATGGAAAACAATCGGAGGCTTTgcaaaaaa CATTGGTGGATACAATACAACTTGCACAATCACTGCGAAGTTTCTTGCCACCACCACATATTCCTGTATCAAGCTGGAAAAACGAAGATAAACATCGATTAGATCATACGGGTACTCCTTATCTTCCATCATT AAAGACTGGAGGTTTAGAAGAGTTGTGTGAACAACGCAAGCTAGATTAA
- the LOC114881796 gene encoding uncharacterized protein LOC114881796 isoform X2, with the protein MVSLNIFIPKITMILRFRMDLAETMKNIVAKGMQSEMGPPGGGAGYPGAPSSVGYVTEKMYTLLQAYLQNKGWNPSIELLQCFSEFKDASMIPSAAYLQMMATRIALDSQGRLVLRENGKIILPYEHFANAVILKHTNGPHGLHLGLEGTVRAVMESYTIGRECFGMEKEFIIEVVQNCPNAACRYYKNQLELTQKMGHMAPTYIQDNETTASLLRSRFPHNTDFQATLSNTNPNTHMGGGSAIDLAEMRSAGNQMNLQRPPSRPSLNIPHRSVSQEKKVTTGKQHYESLVSTIPISDHKLTDFLRTNLDNLDNLTGLGLGNIQGIGNANKDLLALHNGAWPLENEKGSRSFSNSEGGQEKIVRAFEEVMKNIARMKACVRPAMCKPYGKQSEALQKTLVDTIQLAQSLRSFLPPPHIPVSSWKNEDKHRLDHTGTPYLPSLLEV; encoded by the exons ATGGTTTCTTTAAACATCTTCATCCCAAAAATAACGATGATCTTAAGATTCAG AATGGACCTGGCAGAAACcatgaaaaatattgttgcCAAAGGTATGCAGTCTGAAATGGGACCACCAGGTGGAGGAGCTGGTTATCCTGGCGCACCAAGTAGTGTTGGTTATGTTACTGAAAAAATGTACACTTTATTGCAAGCTTATCTCCAAAACAAAGGTTGGAATCCAAGCATCGAACTGCTCCAATGTTTTTCAGAATTCAAGGATGCATCTATGATTCCAAGTGCTGCTTATTTGCA GATGATGGCAACAAGAATAGCTTTGGACTCTCAAGGACGACTAGTTCTtagagaaaatggaaaaataatattgcCCTATGAACATTTTGCAAATGCTGTGATATTAAAGCATACAAATGGTCCACATGGTTTACATTTAGGATTAGAAGGCACAGTTAGAGCTGTCATGGAATCATATACTATAGGACGAGAATGTTTTGGTatggaaaaagaatttattatagAAGTGGTACAAAACTGTCCAAATGCTGCATGCCgttattataaaaatcaaCTTGAATTAACACAAAAAATGGGACATATGGCTCCAACTTATATTCAGGATAATGAAACAACGGCTTCTCTATTACGTAGTAGATTTCCTCATAATACTGATTTTCAAGCA ACTTTAAGCAACACTAACCCAAATACTCACATGGGAGGAGGTTCTGCAATAGATTTAGCAGAAATGAGAAGTGCTGGGAACCAAATGAATCTTCAGCGACCTCCAAGCCGTCCATCATTAAATATTCCACATCGATCTGTATCTCAAGAAAAGAAAGTAACTACTGGGAAGCAACATTATGAATCCTTAGTATCTACTATTCCAATATCTGATCACAAATTAACAGATTTTTTAAGAACAAATTTAGATAATTTGGACAATCTCACTGGACTTGGCTTAGGAAATATACAAGGAATAGGAAATGCAAATAAAGATTTGTTAGCTTTACATAATGGAGCTTGGCCATTAGAGAATGAAAAAGGATCTCgatcattttcaaattcagAAG GCGGGCAAGAAAAGATAGTAAGGGCATTTGAAGaagtaatgaaaaatatagcAAGAATGAAAGCTTGCGTGCGTCCCGCAATGTGCAAACCTTATGGAAAACAATCGGAGGCTTTgcaaaaaa CATTGGTGGATACAATACAACTTGCACAATCACTGCGAAGTTTCTTGCCACCACCACATATTCCTGTATCAAGCTGGAAAAACGAAGATAAACATCGATTAGATCATACGGGTACTCCTTATCTTCCATCATT ACTGGAGGTTTAG